The DNA region TTGCATCAATACTAGTAGCAATTGCTAAAGTTAAAAGTATTTTATTTGAAACTTTTGCAATATCTTCTTCAGTATTTTCACCATAAGCTTCATAAATCATTTTTCCACCAATTATAAGAAGTAGAATAAATGCAACCCAATAATCAAATCCACCTATATACTCTTTTAATCCAACACCACCAAAATATCCAATAAATGGCATAATAGCTTGAAATAAACCAAAATATAAACCAGCTTTTAAAGCAAGAACTTTTAAATTTTCATTACTTTTTATTCCAAGCCCAATAGATACTGCAAATGCATCCATACTAAGTGCAATTGCTAATATAATGACATCTAACAAAATAATTCCTCTATTTAATTTTTGGGAATTATAATAAATTTCTTTATATTAACTTCTTAATTCTTTTAAAATACTTCTTGCTCTTTTTTTATGGTAGGGATTATTAACTACTTTTTCAAGTGTTTTTATACTTTGTGTTTTATTATTAAGTTCATAATAACATAAAGCTTTTAATATCTGTTTTTCTCCATCAACTTTACTATTTGTTTTTGTTTTCATTGAATCAACTATTTTAATACTTTTATTATATTGTTCTTTATTATAATATAAATTAGCAAGTATCATTTTATATTTATTTTCATTTGCAAATTGTGATGATTCTAATTTTTTTATAGCTAAATCTATCTCTTTTGCATTGATATAGCAAGTTAATAATATTTCAAATGTTTTTTTATCTTCTTCTATTAGTTTTTGATTTATAGCTTTTGTTAAAAGAATACCTGCTTTATTATAAACATCATTTTGTAATAAAATATTTATAAAGTATAAAATATTGTCTTTTTTTGTTAATATATTATTTTTATATGCTAGTTCTAAAGTTGATAATGATTTTTTTAATCTATCTTTTTGTTGGTACAATGAAGCTAATTGAACCCAATATTGTTCATTTGTATTAAATATCTTAACCATTTTTTCCATTGTACTCAAAGCACCATTATAGTCTTTTATTTCAATATAAGATGAATATAAAATTTTATACCATGATTCTTCTATTTGTTTTTTTATAGACATATATCTATTTGAATAATCAATAGCTTTTTTATATTTTTTATTATAATAATATCCAAGAATTAGATTTTCATAAATATCTTCTTTTTTTATAAACTTACTATTTAATAAAGATTCTGATATTTTTAAACTCTTTTTATATTTTTCAATTGAAAGATATATTTTTGCTAAAGAGTATTTTATACTATCGATGCTTTTAGGCTCAAATGCATTTAATTTTATAATTTGTTCATATATTTTTGCAACTTTTTCATATTTATTATTTGTTATGTAAATATTAGAAAGTGTTTGTAAAATATATGATTTCTCATACGCATTTTTATCTTGCTTAAGTAGTTCATCTAAAATAGTTTTTGCTTTATTTAACTTATTTTCTTCCATGAGTTTTTGAGCATTTGTTAAACTATTATATGTACTTTTTGACATATGTTGTTTTGCATATAAACTACAACTTAAAGTAATTGCTAAAGTTAAAAATAATTTTTTTATCATCTTGCCAACCTAAAATTAAAAGTAATTGTTGCGTTTTTGAAGCTACCTTCAACATCATCTTTAGACGGTTTAAATCTCCATCTTTTTATTGCATTAATAGAAGCTTTTTCAAATAGACCTTTAGGATTAGATTCTACAACTTTTACATCTTTTACAAAACCATTAGAATCAATTTTAAATGCTAATTGAACAAAACCTTCTTGTCTTCTCATCTTTGCTTTTCTTGGATACCTTGGGTTTACTCTTTTAAGTGCTGAAAGCATATTTGCATCTAATAAATTTGAACCTAATTCTATTTGTGCACCATTTAGAGAATTTATAGAAGATATATCAATATTTCTATTTACTGCAAGAGGTTTTATTTTTACATTTTTATCAAGATTTTTATTTAAATTTGTTTTTATATCAAGCTTTTTAGGTTCAACTTTTTTCACTTCTTCTTTTGGTTTAATTCTTTTTTTCTTTTGTATATCTGTATCTTTTTTATCTCTTAAATATGTAAGTTGAATCG from Malaciobacter molluscorum LMG 25693 includes:
- a CDS encoding manganese efflux pump MntP, yielding MLDVIILAIALSMDAFAVSIGLGIKSNENLKVLALKAGLYFGLFQAIMPFIGYFGGVGLKEYIGGFDYWVAFILLLIIGGKMIYEAYGENTEEDIAKVSNKILLTLAIATSIDAMAAGFTLQLFDLNVYLSLLIIGVTTFIFSFIGVMIGSKGTAKFESKAEILGGIVLICIGFKVLLENL
- a CDS encoding tetratricopeptide repeat protein, encoding MIKKLFLTLAITLSCSLYAKQHMSKSTYNSLTNAQKLMEENKLNKAKTILDELLKQDKNAYEKSYILQTLSNIYITNNKYEKVAKIYEQIIKLNAFEPKSIDSIKYSLAKIYLSIEKYKKSLKISESLLNSKFIKKEDIYENLILGYYYNKKYKKAIDYSNRYMSIKKQIEESWYKILYSSYIEIKDYNGALSTMEKMVKIFNTNEQYWVQLASLYQQKDRLKKSLSTLELAYKNNILTKKDNILYFINILLQNDVYNKAGILLTKAINQKLIEEDKKTFEILLTCYINAKEIDLAIKKLESSQFANENKYKMILANLYYNKEQYNKSIKIVDSMKTKTNSKVDGEKQILKALCYYELNNKTQSIKTLEKVVNNPYHKKRARSILKELRS
- a CDS encoding energy transducer TonB; amino-acid sequence: MRIFIAISLSFVISISMFILMNEMTSTEGKALQKRSEPIQLTYLRDKKDTDIQKKKRIKPKEEVKKVEPKKLDIKTNLNKNLDKNVKIKPLAVNRNIDISSINSLNGAQIELGSNLLDANMLSALKRVNPRYPRKAKMRRQEGFVQLAFKIDSNGFVKDVKVVESNPKGLFEKASINAIKRWRFKPSKDDVEGSFKNATITFNFRLAR